In Campylobacter sp. MIT 12-8780, the genomic window AGAACTTTTAGGGTTTTTTCTTTGTTTTTAGTGTCAAGTTTTTTAAAAGACTTTTTAAAAGCAGAACTAAGATAAATTTCATACTTCATTAAGCTAAATCAGCCCTTAATTCTTGCATACTTTTAAAGGTTTTAAGCTTGCCTTTTTTATAAAGCTCATCGCATTTTTGGCTTTCTTTTTCAAGCTCTTTGATAAGCTCTTCTTTGTTTTTCTCAACCAAAACTTTGGCTTTTACGCCCTTTGCTAAAGCCTTAAAAGCAGGTAAAAATTCTTCATCAACATTCATAATCGTTAAAGTCATCAACTCTTCCTTTGCTTTTTTCACTCAATTATAACACTTTTAAGGTTGAAAGTCAAAAAGCAAGGCTTAAAAAGCAAAATCCACCCTTTCACTCATCTTAGATCAATGCCTTTTTCTCTTGGGCTTTGTGTTTGATCTTCGTTGTTTGCGTTTTGCTGGGCGATTTGATTTGCTAGCTCGCCTTGAGCGGTGTATTTGTAGGCTTTTGCTTCAAGCTCGCTGATCTTTGCTTGCATTTCTTTGATCGCAAGTTGCATTTGCATTTCTTGCATTTTAGCCTCTTGGGGCGAGCTTTGAGCTTGCGCTTCTTCAGCCTGCGCTAAAAGCTCTTCTAAATCCTCAGCGATTGGGCTGTTTGTGTCTTTGAGCATTAAAGGCAGGATATTTGCGACGATGTCAGGGCGGATTGAAGCTATGGTTTTAAGCATTTCGCTCCAGTGTGCAAATCGCTCTTCTCTACCTTGAGTTTTCAGCTGTGTTTGATAGATAAGATCAAATTTGCCCACTTTGATGGTGTTTTCTTCGCTGTCATTGATCGTAAAAAAGCGTTCGCCCACCTTTTTATCCACGATTTTAAACACTTGCTTTTTGGTAAAATAGTGCATAATCAGATCAAGAGCCTTGCGGAAGATGTCTTTATCCATCTCATCGCTGGTTTTGATGTATTCGCTCAGCCCCATAAGTCCAGCATCTCTTCTTTGTGCGATTGCTACGCCACTTTGGCGGTTTATGGCTGTGCCTAGTGCTTCATCGTTTAGCCCGCTTAAAATTTTAGCGAGGTTGCGTTTTTCATTTGCCTTTTGAGAAAGCACACTGATATCGGCGTGATGTTGCACGAAGTGGATTTTGTTCTCTTTTAATGCCCCATCTCTGACCTTGACGATCGCATTATCAAGGCTTGCCTCGCTGATAAAGCTTTGCGCATCAATGACAGCACCTTCTTCAAAAAAGGCTTTGAGCGAGCCCATCATATTTGCCATACGATTTTCAGCAAAGTTAATATAATCTTGCAGTGGCTTAATATCCCTAAAAAGCCCATACCAGCGGTGTTTTTCATCGATTGAATACTTGGCGATGACAAAGGGGTGCGAAGCGGTTTTAAAGGGCGCTTTTTCATACAGATAAAGCTGCCCTTTTTCGCTGAAGCAGTAGCGGTTAAAACTACTCATTTTCTTGCCGTTTTCATCAAAATCATCTTCTTTAATCCAACTTTCAATGATAGTTGTTCGTGGCTCGTATTCGTCCAACTCATCGATGATCACATCTTCGCCAAAAAGCCTTCTTGCCTCGCTTGCACTTAAATTTAAACGGCGATGAAAACGGCGCGCGTCGCTGGCGTCTTTTTCAAGAGAGAATTTATCGATGATAAAACAATCACTTGGCACATTTTCAAGCTCGATATGAAAATCCCCTTCCTCATCTTGCACGATCCAAAGGCACATTACAGCCATACCAAAGATGAGCTCTTTATCTCTTTTGATGATCTCTTTATCAAAGCTTTTTTGCTGAGAAAAAACCTTTAAGATATCATTTAAAAGCGTGGCTTTGGCTTTATCCTCGACTTGACGCCCTGAAAGCTTGACTTCTTGGATACTTTCGCTTTTATAGCCTAGGATTTTAGCCACGATCATTTTATAAATATTCTCAATAATGGGCGTTTGCCCCCTTTCTTTAATCACTGCAAGCACATCAGAGGGAAGCTGGTTGCCATGATAATACTCCTTTGCCTCATAATACTCTTTAATGCTGCTTTCATTTGCCTTGCGATCCATTTCATAAAGGGCTTTAAGCTCGGTTATAGTTTTCATTTGCTTTGCTTTTTTTGGAATTAACTTTTTTTAAGTTTTTTTGGTTAGAATTTAGCCTAAAAACAAACGCAAAAAAAGGGTTAAGCCAAAACAAAAAAAGGAAAAAGTATGCAAACAACAGCTAAAAGCGTGGCTGAGAAAAAAAACAAAGACGAGTTTAGCCAAAGGCAAGCCGTTAAAAAAACTATGCAAAAAATGGAAAAAGAGCTTGACAAACCTGCTATTAAAGCCGTATTTGAGCGATTAAAGGATAAATGAATTATATAAGACTTGATGAAGCCATCGCCATACACGATAAAATCATTGAAAAAATAGGTGGCTTAGGCGGATACAATGAACAACAAATCGTTTATCTAGCTAGTGCTTTAGAGCACATAAAAAACGATGAGTATTATCCTAGTATCGCCGATAAAATCACTCATTTAATGTTTTCTTGCATACAATTTCACCCATTTTTAGACGCAAATAAACGCACTTCGATATTTTTAGCTATGCACTTTTTGGATTTGGAGGGTATTTACAGCGATGAATTTGCTGAACTTATGGAAAATGTCGTCGTAAATGTAGCCAGCGGCTTAACTTCAAAAGATGAATTAAACCAAGTGATACAACAATTCATCACTGAAAAAAGCCACAAATAAGCCTTTGTGCTCTAGGGCTTGCCCTTTGCTTGTTATCTTGTGTTTTTGGTATAAAGCTTGATCTCATATCTTTTAATCACTTGCTTTTGTTGCACTTCAAATGCAAGTTTAAAAAGGTTCATACTCAAGCAAATCGGGCAATAACACGAGTAAAAAAACTCTTTTTCTTTTGCCCTAAACAATTCTTTAAACTCAGCCTTAAACTCATCACTATCGTTTAAACTAAAGACATTGTCGCATTTTTCGCAAGTTACATAGGCATTTTTAAACTTAAATACTCTCATTTAAAATCTCTGCGTTGGTAAGTCTTGTGTGTTTTTGCGCGCAGCAAGCAAGGGCTGAAGCATCCAAGGAACTTTTGGGCTTTGAGCGGGCTGGGGCTGGGTAGCTGGGCTTGGCTGGGGTTCAGTGGCTGGGCTTGGGCTTGGCTGGCTGGACAAAGGAGCTGGGCTGGCTTGATTTTCAGTAGTGCTTGGCTGGCTTGAGTTAGCAGGAGCGTTTGAAGCAAGTTGTGTTTGAGTGGCTGGGCTGGACGAAGGAGCAGACTGCGTTTGAGTATCATCTTTTTCAGTGGTGGCTGGGCTTTGAGCGTCATCTTTTTTATACCGCGTGTCATCCATTAATTTAAAATCTTTCTTCATTTGCTTTGTCTGTTCGTGCGTTGCGTTTGCATTGGCGTTCATATTCCACGCTTGAGCCTTGCCGACTTTTTCATTAATCGCCATTTGCCTTTGATTTAAGACGTGTTGCGTATCAAACTGGCGGGCTTTTTCTAAAAGCAAGTCCTTATTTGCCTTTGTTTGCTCCTCAAGTTGCCTTCTTTTAAGCAAATGATCCCTATACTCGCTAAAATAGCTCATCGCTGAGTTTAAGCCTTGCTGGATACCTTGCGTCATCGATGCTGTCGTGTTTTGCATAGCTTGAGCGTTTGCGATCATCCCGCTAAGTGCTGAACTCCCTGCGTTGATATTTTCTCTTGGCATTTTAATTTCCTTTCTTTTTTTTATTTACTTTCACCGCAGAAGCGAAGCTCCTGCTAAAGTAACAAACCTAAAGGCTTCCCGACCCTTTTTTTGCTTACGCAACTGCAAGCAGAAGCTTCGCAAAAAGCCCCTTGTCTGGTGTGCCCAACTTTTCTTTCATTCAAGCTAAAGCAACTTCTGCTTGCAGTTACGAGTGCAACGCACGAAGTAAAAACCTAAAGGCTACCCGAGCTTTTTTTCGCAAGCGAAAAGCCCCCGCTCTGGTGTGCCCAACTTTTTTGTATCCTCTGTCTGGTTGCCAACTTTTTGCTATTCTTGTGGCTTTTGAGCTAAGCTTTTAGCTTGCCCCGATCTTTTTTTGCTTTTATTGAGCAAAAAGCCTCCTGCAAAGCTTTTGATAGGCTTTGTTGATGATGTATTCTTCGCCCTTTTCTTGCAAAATCAAATCAAAATCCAAAAACAAAGCGATCATCTTTTTATCAAAGGTATCAGCGTTTTGATGGTGCAAGTTGTGGCATAAAAAGTGCTCTAAAAAAGCAAGATTAAGCTTTGAAAAGTCAAAATTTTTCAAAGCATGCTCAAATTCTAAAACCCCCTTGCCCTCATACACCCTAAAAATCAGCCTTTCCTCGCTTTGATAATACCCGCCAAAACGGCTCAGCTCAAGCTCGTTTTCGCCCTGTTTGAGCTTTAAAAGGGCTGATTTTGAGTTTGAAAAGCGATCCTTTTTGACGCAGTTTAAAGCACGAGGCAAGCTAATAAGACGCATTTACAGCCTTTGAGTTGGCAAAAGCTCGTAATTTGAGGCTGATTTTGCCAAAGCCTCGTTGTTTTGCTTGCGTTCATTTTCTCGCTCTTTGTAGCGGGCGTTTTCGGTGTGAAATTGCTCTTTTAAAAGATTTTGTTGCTCTTTTTGAAGCTTGAGATTTTCTTTGCCCATTTTCCACGAATTAAACGAGTTTAAAAGGCTCAAGCCACTCATAGCTAGATTTGCACCAAGCCCTATTTTATCGGTGAAAAGTTGCTGATTTTTCAAGGCTGTATCCGCTTGCAAGTTTGCAATTTGCGAGTTTTGCAAGGTTGGATTTGAAAGAGAATTGCTCAAATCACTTTGCGTTAAAAACCCTGCCGCATTTGTGGCATTTTTTGACGCGAAGGTGTTTTGAAACGCCCTTGTTGGCGGGCTGGCTTGATAAGCATTGTTTGAAAAGGAGTTGGTGCTTAGATCAATCATACTCATTTGCATATCCTTTTTTGCGTTTGAGTATAGGCATTTTTGGCGTTGAAAAAAAGGGTTAAATGCAAAAAAGCGTGCAAAGCGTG contains:
- a CDS encoding portal protein; the encoded protein is MKTITELKALYEMDRKANESSIKEYYEAKEYYHGNQLPSDVLAVIKERGQTPIIENIYKMIVAKILGYKSESIQEVKLSGRQVEDKAKATLLNDILKVFSQQKSFDKEIIKRDKELIFGMAVMCLWIVQDEEGDFHIELENVPSDCFIIDKFSLEKDASDARRFHRRLNLSASEARRLFGEDVIIDELDEYEPRTTIIESWIKEDDFDENGKKMSSFNRYCFSEKGQLYLYEKAPFKTASHPFVIAKYSIDEKHRWYGLFRDIKPLQDYINFAENRMANMMGSLKAFFEEGAVIDAQSFISEASLDNAIVKVRDGALKENKIHFVQHHADISVLSQKANEKRNLAKILSGLNDEALGTAINRQSGVAIAQRRDAGLMGLSEYIKTSDEMDKDIFRKALDLIMHYFTKKQVFKIVDKKVGERFFTINDSEENTIKVGKFDLIYQTQLKTQGREERFAHWSEMLKTIASIRPDIVANILPLMLKDTNSPIAEDLEELLAQAEEAQAQSSPQEAKMQEMQMQLAIKEMQAKISELEAKAYKYTAQGELANQIAQQNANNEDQTQSPREKGIDLR
- a CDS encoding type II toxin-antitoxin system death-on-curing family toxin; translated protein: MNYIRLDEAIAIHDKIIEKIGGLGGYNEQQIVYLASALEHIKNDEYYPSIADKITHLMFSCIQFHPFLDANKRTSIFLAMHFLDLEGIYSDEFAELMENVVVNVASGLTSKDELNQVIQQFITEKSHK